Proteins from one Azospirillum brasilense genomic window:
- a CDS encoding sigma-54-dependent transcriptional regulator, with protein sequence MTMTAPVSTPSDRSAPEGGRMEDRAKPSILVVDDEEGICSFLSRALERRGWRVEVAGSAEEGARTLERIHAEVIILDVALPGRSGLDWLKELMAGGYAGEVILVTAFADMDTAIDALRSGAADFVLKPFRVEQILNSIDRCVERTRLTRENYVLRRQLSKKDSGRDEIVGRSDAMMRLRSLVQRVAPTPSTVLIQGESGVGKELVARALHDLSPRADRPFVAVNCAAISADLIEAELFGHARGAFTGAKDARKGLFYYAHGGTLFLDEIGELSLTLQSKLLRVLEERRIRPVGSEQEVPVDVRVVTATNRDLKAEAAAGRFRPDLFYRLEVMTLTIPPLRQRAVDVPELAALFMRFLPARLAVPPLTLTPEVTRALMCHSWPGNVRELRNFVERSLLLGEFPLDDLDTANAAAVEEGLAADPSLCAAAVAGNPPCAPCPVRHVRMDGDNDVLPLAEVEKRHILTVLARCDGSKTRAADLLGVSRKTLDRKCVEWGV encoded by the coding sequence ATGACCATGACCGCGCCAGTCTCCACCCCGTCCGACCGCAGCGCGCCGGAAGGGGGCCGAATGGAGGACCGGGCGAAGCCCTCCATCCTCGTGGTGGACGACGAGGAGGGCATCTGCAGCTTCCTGTCGCGCGCGCTGGAGCGGCGCGGTTGGCGGGTCGAGGTGGCGGGCAGCGCCGAGGAAGGCGCCCGGACGCTGGAGCGCATTCACGCCGAGGTCATCATCCTCGACGTCGCCCTGCCGGGCCGCTCGGGGCTGGACTGGCTGAAGGAGCTGATGGCCGGCGGCTACGCTGGCGAGGTGATCCTGGTCACCGCCTTCGCCGATATGGACACGGCCATCGACGCCCTGCGCTCCGGCGCCGCGGATTTCGTGCTGAAGCCCTTCCGGGTCGAGCAGATACTCAACTCCATCGACCGCTGCGTCGAGCGCACCCGGCTGACCCGCGAGAACTACGTGCTGCGCCGGCAGCTGTCGAAGAAGGACAGCGGGCGCGACGAGATCGTCGGACGGTCGGACGCCATGATGCGGTTGCGCTCGCTGGTGCAGCGGGTGGCGCCGACCCCGTCCACCGTGCTGATTCAGGGCGAGTCCGGCGTCGGCAAGGAGCTGGTCGCCCGCGCGCTGCACGACCTGTCGCCGCGCGCCGACCGGCCCTTCGTGGCGGTGAATTGTGCGGCGATCTCCGCCGACCTGATCGAGGCGGAGCTGTTCGGCCACGCCCGCGGCGCCTTCACCGGGGCCAAGGACGCGCGCAAGGGGCTGTTCTACTACGCCCACGGCGGCACGCTGTTCCTGGACGAGATCGGCGAGCTGTCGCTGACTTTGCAATCCAAGCTGCTGCGCGTGCTGGAGGAGCGGCGAATCCGCCCGGTCGGCAGCGAGCAGGAGGTGCCGGTGGACGTCCGCGTGGTGACGGCCACCAACCGCGACCTGAAGGCGGAGGCCGCGGCGGGGCGCTTCCGCCCGGACCTGTTCTACCGGCTGGAGGTGATGACCCTAACCATCCCGCCGCTGCGCCAGCGCGCGGTGGACGTGCCGGAGCTGGCCGCGCTGTTCATGCGCTTCCTGCCGGCGCGGCTGGCCGTGCCGCCGCTGACCCTGACGCCGGAGGTCACAAGGGCGCTGATGTGCCATTCCTGGCCCGGCAACGTGCGGGAGCTGCGCAACTTCGTGGAGCGGTCGCTGCTGCTCGGCGAGTTCCCGCTCGACGATCTCGACACCGCCAACGCCGCGGCGGTGGAGGAAGGCTTGGCCGCGGACCCCAGCCTGTGCGCCGCCGCGGTGGCCGGCAACCCGCCCTGCGCGCCCTGTCCGGTCCGCCACGTCCGCATGGACGGCGACAACGACGTGCTGCCGCTGGCCGAGGTGGAGAAGCGCCACATCCTGACCGTGCTGGCGCGCTGCGACGGCAGCAAGACGCGCGCCGCCGACCTGCTGGGCGTGTCGCGCAAGACGCTGGACCGGAAATGCGTGGAATGGGGGGTGTGA